From the genome of Schaalia dentiphila ATCC 17982, one region includes:
- the tyrS gene encoding tyrosine--tRNA ligase — protein sequence MTDILDELQWRGLLAQHTDLEALREHLNAGPVTFYCGYDPTAPSLHHGHLVQLIVMRHLQLAGHRPLALVGGATGQIGDPRQSGERQLQSTEVVKGWADRLHSQISKFLDFEGPAAATMVNNLDWTQEMSAIDLLRTIGKYFRVGTMLNKDIVARRIASDEGISYTEFSYQVLQANDFLELYRRNGCTLETGGNDQWGNMVGGVDLIRKVEGVDTHVMTTPIITKADGTKFGKSEGGAIWLDPEMMTPYAFYQFWLQVADDDVVRFLKIFTFKSREEIEALAVEVAERPHQRAAQKALAASVTELVHGADQLERVLAATDALWGGGDIRDLDEATLAAATADLPRASLTVGESTVADAFVALGFEKGKTAARRTISSGGASINNVKVEDPEAVLREEDVLAGGLALIRKGRKNLAVLELS from the coding sequence GTGACAGACATTCTGGACGAACTGCAGTGGCGTGGGCTGCTCGCTCAGCACACCGACCTCGAGGCGCTCCGCGAGCACCTGAACGCCGGACCTGTCACCTTCTATTGCGGCTATGACCCGACCGCGCCGTCTCTGCATCACGGACACCTGGTTCAGCTGATCGTGATGCGCCACCTGCAGCTCGCCGGTCACCGTCCGCTCGCTCTCGTGGGCGGTGCCACCGGGCAGATCGGCGACCCGCGTCAGAGTGGCGAGCGTCAGCTTCAGTCGACCGAGGTCGTGAAGGGATGGGCGGATCGCCTGCATTCGCAGATCTCGAAGTTCCTCGACTTCGAGGGACCCGCTGCGGCCACGATGGTGAACAACCTGGACTGGACGCAGGAGATGAGTGCGATCGACCTGCTGCGCACGATCGGTAAGTACTTCCGCGTGGGCACCATGCTCAATAAGGACATCGTTGCCCGCCGTATCGCGTCGGACGAGGGTATCTCCTACACGGAGTTCTCCTACCAGGTGCTCCAGGCCAACGACTTCCTCGAGCTCTACCGCCGCAACGGTTGCACGCTCGAGACCGGCGGTAACGACCAGTGGGGGAACATGGTTGGCGGCGTCGACCTGATCCGTAAGGTCGAAGGCGTCGATACCCACGTGATGACCACGCCGATTATCACCAAGGCCGACGGAACCAAGTTCGGCAAGTCTGAGGGCGGTGCCATCTGGCTCGACCCCGAAATGATGACCCCCTACGCCTTCTACCAGTTCTGGCTCCAGGTCGCGGACGACGACGTCGTGCGCTTCCTGAAGATATTCACGTTCAAGTCGCGTGAAGAGATCGAAGCGTTGGCCGTCGAGGTCGCCGAGCGTCCGCACCAGCGCGCCGCGCAGAAAGCACTGGCTGCCTCCGTCACCGAGCTCGTGCACGGCGCCGATCAGCTCGAGCGCGTCCTCGCGGCGACCGACGCCCTGTGGGGCGGTGGCGACATCCGTGATCTTGATGAGGCTACCCTGGCCGCAGCAACCGCCGATCTGCCGCGCGCTTCTCTCACCGTCGGTGAGTCGACTGTGGCCGATGCGTTCGTCGCCCTCGGCTTTGAGAAGGGCAAGACTGCGGCACGCCGTACGATCTCCTCCGGCGGCGCCTCCATCAACAACGTCAAGGTTGAGGATCCAGAGGCTGTTCTGCGCGAAGAAGACGTTCTCGCCGGTGGACTGGCTCTCATTCGTAAGGGCCGTAAGAACCTCGCGGTGCTGGAGCTCAGCTGA
- the argH gene encoding argininosuccinate lyase: MSKSETHVSLWGGRFSGGPSQALAALSVSTHFDFRLAHVDIAGSYAHADELHRVGLLSDQECADMHDALARLDADVASGAFVPAPDDEDVHTALERGLIERAGATLGGKLRAGRSRNDQIATLIRVYLREEARHLAGRVLDIAQALIGQAVRVGDAVMPGRTHMQHAQPVLVAHHLLAHVWPLLRDVARLHDWDKRAAISPYGSGALAGNTLGMDPRRIAAALGFTDSVENSIDGTAARDVVAEFAFVCAQIGIDISRLSEEIVIWNTKEFGYVTLDDSYSTGSSIMPQKKNPDVAELARGKAGRLIGDLTGLLAVLKGIPLAYDRDLQEDKEPVFDQIDTLDILCPAVAGMIDTMTIHLDRLEELAPQGFSLATDIAEWLVKQGVPFRDAHEISGACVRLAEARGVELADLTDEELAQASSALTPEVRSVLTVEGSVGARRGRGGTAPERVREQIAEAEAGLADARKWAATALR; encoded by the coding sequence ATGTCGAAGTCCGAAACGCACGTCTCGCTGTGGGGTGGCCGTTTTTCTGGAGGGCCTTCACAGGCGCTGGCTGCACTGAGCGTGTCGACGCACTTCGACTTCCGCCTGGCACACGTGGATATCGCTGGCTCGTACGCGCACGCTGATGAGCTGCATCGCGTTGGCCTTCTGAGCGACCAGGAGTGCGCCGATATGCACGATGCTCTGGCACGCCTCGACGCCGATGTCGCTTCGGGCGCTTTTGTGCCCGCGCCCGACGACGAAGACGTCCACACTGCACTTGAGCGTGGCCTCATCGAGCGAGCCGGAGCGACGCTGGGCGGCAAGCTCCGCGCTGGACGCTCCCGCAACGATCAGATTGCCACGCTCATCCGTGTGTACCTGCGCGAGGAGGCCCGTCACCTTGCCGGTCGCGTTCTTGATATCGCGCAGGCTCTCATCGGGCAGGCTGTGCGCGTCGGCGACGCGGTGATGCCGGGTCGTACGCACATGCAGCACGCTCAGCCTGTCCTCGTTGCGCACCATCTGTTGGCACACGTGTGGCCGCTGCTGCGCGACGTCGCACGTCTGCATGACTGGGACAAGCGCGCGGCTATCTCCCCGTACGGTTCCGGTGCGCTCGCCGGCAATACGCTGGGTATGGATCCGCGTCGTATTGCGGCTGCACTTGGCTTCACCGACTCCGTCGAAAACTCGATCGACGGCACGGCTGCTCGTGACGTGGTCGCTGAGTTCGCCTTCGTGTGCGCGCAGATCGGCATCGACATTTCGCGCCTGTCCGAGGAGATTGTCATCTGGAATACGAAGGAGTTCGGCTACGTGACGCTGGACGACTCGTACTCCACGGGTTCGTCGATCATGCCTCAGAAGAAGAACCCCGACGTTGCGGAGCTGGCCCGCGGCAAGGCTGGCCGACTGATCGGTGACCTGACCGGTTTGCTCGCGGTGCTCAAGGGTATTCCGCTTGCCTACGACCGCGATCTTCAGGAGGACAAGGAGCCGGTGTTCGACCAGATCGACACCCTCGACATCTTGTGTCCGGCCGTCGCAGGCATGATCGACACGATGACGATTCATCTCGACCGTCTCGAGGAGCTGGCCCCCCAGGGATTCTCGCTCGCCACCGACATTGCCGAATGGCTCGTCAAGCAGGGCGTTCCGTTCCGCGACGCACACGAGATCTCGGGTGCGTGCGTGCGCCTGGCCGAGGCCAGGGGAGTGGAGCTCGCTGACCTGACCGACGAGGAGCTCGCCCAGGCCTCGTCGGCCCTGACCCCCGAGGTCCGTTCGGTGCTGACTGTCGAAGGCTCAGTCGGTGCCCGCCGTGGGCGTGGTGGCACTGCCCCTGAGCGCGTCCGTGAGCAGATCGCCGAGGCCGAGGCAGGCCTCGCCGATGCGCGCAAGTGGGCGGCTACGGCGCTGCGCTAA